A stretch of the Macrobrachium nipponense isolate FS-2020 chromosome 23, ASM1510439v2, whole genome shotgun sequence genome encodes the following:
- the LOC135198347 gene encoding myosin heavy chain, clone 203-like, with translation MELDELRKELEAKAKESVKCNESKEQFEKIIVEKQREICELRREIEDRGSDIYKLVFCEKEVECLKRELEEKQLAFDELVSQNERNEKALIEKAIEKQKEIDKLRKDVEDREKEMDTYIQKEKEMNDFKEELKDKILLFDRILSLNERNEKVVNEKQKEINELKKQLEDKDREMDRRIQDEKLSNCGQITGKEDKADPLEEELGEKEQHEIEELLKELKKKQREIEELSCQNLRQEEELQTKQKEVERIENLREQDRAQHLEYVESCFGAINERIGKEIIEMEVELFCLRGEVQQKNRLLKELGVPLEILNEEPGQVEDEKGSSSSTAGC, from the coding sequence ATGGAACTGGATGAACTTCGTAAGGAACTAGAGGCGAAAGCGAAAGAATCTGTCAAATGCAATGAAAGCAAAGAGCAATTTGAGAAAATAATAGTTGAAAAACAACGAGAAATCTGTGAGCTTCGAAGAGAGATAGAAGACAGAGGTAGTGATATATACAAGCTTGTTTTTTGTGAGAAGGAAGTTGAATGTCTCAAGAGGGAATTAGAAGAAAAGCAATTGGCTTTTGATGAACTTGTaagccaaaatgaaagaaatgaaaaagctttaattgaaaaagcaattgaaaaacaaaaagaaattgataaacTTCGAAAGGACGTGGAAGACCGAGAGAAAGAAATGGACACGTATATTCAAAAGGAGAAGGAAATGAATGATTTCAAGGAAGAATTAAAAGACAAGATATTACTTTTCGATAGAATATTGAGtctaaatgaaagaaatgaaaaagtagtaaatgaaaaacaaaaagaaattaatgaactTAAAAAGCAATTGGAAGACAAAGATAGGGAAATGGACAGGCGTATTCAAGACGAGAAGCTCTCCAACTGTGGTCAGATCACTGGAAAAGAAGACAAAGCAGATCCTCTCGAGGAGGAACTTGGGGAGAAGGAACAACACGAGATTGAAGAGCTCCTGAAGGAGTTGAAGAAGAAGCAGCGGGAGATTGAGGAGCTTTCGTGTCAAAACCTGAGACAAGAAGAGGAACTACAAACGAAGCAGAAGGAAGTTGAACGGATTGAGAACCTGAGAGAACAAGATCGGGCCCAGCACTTGGAGTACGTGGAATCTTGCTTCGGGGCAATAAACGAGCGCATAGGCAAGGAGATCATCGAGATGGAAGTAGAGCTCTTTTGTCTACGCGGAGAAGTTCAGCAGAAGAACAGATTGCTGAAGGAACTTGGAGTCCCGTTGGAAATTCTCAACGAGGAGCCGGGACAAGTGGAGGATGAAAAAGGAAGCTCGTCTTCAACAGCTGGTTGCTGA